A stretch of Halostagnicola kamekurae DNA encodes these proteins:
- a CDS encoding creatininase family protein → MRLETSSWTEVEETAPTTALLPVGSTEQHGPHAPVGTDTIISRAMAEAADRESTADSVVLPALPVGVAPYHGHFPGTLSVSTETLASYVRDILKSLSDSSVERVVFVNGHGGNGGTLGNLAREVADAAEPDLEAFLWEWMRAVDEHVGHAGELETAVLLYLYPDDVGDPVAGDALEWDDTVDGGVVHRFTEEFSENGAVGDPTGATAEQGEAVFETAVDALCSFLDRIE, encoded by the coding sequence ATGCGACTCGAGACGAGTTCCTGGACCGAGGTAGAAGAGACAGCGCCGACGACCGCGCTCTTACCCGTCGGCAGCACGGAACAACACGGCCCGCACGCGCCGGTCGGGACCGACACGATCATCTCGCGGGCGATGGCCGAGGCGGCAGACCGCGAGTCGACGGCGGATTCGGTCGTGCTACCGGCGCTTCCCGTCGGCGTCGCACCGTACCACGGACACTTTCCCGGGACGCTTTCGGTTTCGACCGAGACGCTTGCCAGCTACGTCCGCGACATCCTCAAGTCGCTGTCTGACTCGAGCGTCGAACGGGTCGTGTTCGTCAACGGCCACGGCGGCAACGGCGGGACGCTCGGGAACCTGGCCCGCGAGGTCGCCGACGCTGCGGAACCCGACCTTGAGGCGTTCCTCTGGGAGTGGATGCGCGCCGTCGACGAACACGTCGGCCACGCAGGGGAACTCGAGACGGCCGTCTTGCTCTACCTGTATCCCGACGACGTCGGCGACCCCGTCGCCGGCGACGCCCTCGAGTGGGACGACACGGTAGACGGCGGCGTCGTCCACCGGTTCACGGAGGAGTTCAGCGAGAACGGCGCAGTCGGGGACCCAACGGGCGCGACAGCGGAACAGGGCGAAGCGGTGTTCGAGACGGCGGTCGACGCGCTCTGCTCGTTTCTGGATCGGATCGAGTAA
- a CDS encoding DNA-methyltransferase produces METTHRLFVDDSRDLRAVADDSVELVVTSPPYPMIEMWDDLFADLDPAISSELESGNGQAAFEAMHTQLDQVWDELERVLVDGGIACINVGDATRSLEDSFRVYPNHARVTEAFEDRGFDPLPDILWRKPTNSAAKFMGSGMIPPNAYVTLEHEYVLIFRNGGDRRAFEPGADRRYEAAYFWEERNRWFTDVWTDVKGELQGLEGVPDDVRERSGAYPLEIPYRLLCMYSAYGDTVLDPFWGTGTTTLAAMCAGRNSIGYELEDTFLEVFEDRIDDIGTLSRSVGRTRLERHREFVDRRRADGDDLGYEAVNYETPVMTKMESEVLFREVESVNRTDSGYAVEHVPLETRN; encoded by the coding sequence ATGGAGACGACCCATCGGTTGTTCGTCGACGACTCGCGGGACTTGCGGGCGGTCGCCGACGATTCTGTGGAACTCGTCGTGACGTCCCCGCCGTACCCGATGATCGAAATGTGGGACGATCTCTTTGCGGATCTGGATCCGGCTATCTCGAGCGAACTCGAGTCTGGAAACGGACAGGCGGCGTTCGAGGCGATGCACACCCAGCTCGATCAAGTCTGGGACGAACTCGAGCGAGTGCTGGTCGACGGCGGCATCGCCTGTATCAACGTCGGCGACGCGACCCGATCGCTCGAGGACAGCTTCCGGGTCTATCCGAACCACGCCCGCGTGACCGAGGCGTTCGAGGATCGCGGATTCGATCCGCTCCCGGATATCCTCTGGCGGAAGCCGACGAACAGCGCGGCGAAGTTCATGGGAAGCGGGATGATCCCGCCCAACGCGTACGTCACGCTTGAACACGAGTACGTCCTGATCTTCCGCAACGGCGGGGATCGGCGGGCGTTCGAACCGGGCGCGGACCGGCGCTACGAAGCCGCCTACTTCTGGGAGGAGCGCAACCGCTGGTTCACGGACGTCTGGACCGATGTCAAAGGCGAACTACAGGGCCTCGAGGGCGTCCCCGACGACGTTCGCGAGCGCTCGGGCGCGTACCCGCTCGAGATCCCCTACCGGCTGCTCTGTATGTACTCCGCGTACGGTGACACGGTGCTCGATCCGTTCTGGGGCACCGGAACGACCACCCTCGCCGCGATGTGTGCCGGCCGGAACTCGATCGGCTACGAACTCGAGGACACCTTCCTCGAGGTCTTCGAAGACAGAATCGACGATATCGGAACGCTCTCGAGGAGCGTCGGCCGAACCCGCCTCGAGCGCCACCGCGAATTCGTCGACCGGCGACGGGCCGACGGCGACGACCTCGGCTACGAGGCCGTCAACTACGAGACGCCCGTGATGACGAAGATGGAGTCGGAGGTTCTGTTCAGGGAAGTCGAGTCGGTGAACCGCACCGATTCGGGGTACGCGGTCGAGCACGTTCCACTCGAGACGCGGAACTGA
- a CDS encoding 5-methyltetrahydropteroyltriglutamate--homocysteine methyltransferase, with product MTEYVSTAAGLFALPDWAKDDLSDLKGHQKHDLIDGDEGGEIASTYERAREEVVSVQREAGLDRIGDGQLRWDDMLAHPLAVHDAVETRGIVRYYDNNNFYREPVVSGELDFSGDVASELEATAELADGEDLQAVLPGPYSLAELATDEHYGDDADFLAAIADFLAGEVEAFPEVETLYLLEPSLVEDAPEDGLDERASQAIDTVAAATDADVVAHPYWGALEEKTYAHLLDADIDAVGFDFVSEQEDNLYNIQEYGATDDISLALADGQNTLVEDPEAVRDRTDWVFDQIPVTDFETVYLSTNTGTFHLPYNKHEAKLEILAEAADLAEVTAA from the coding sequence ATGACCGAATACGTTTCGACCGCGGCGGGGCTGTTCGCGCTCCCCGACTGGGCGAAAGATGATCTCTCGGATCTCAAAGGGCACCAGAAACACGACCTCATCGACGGCGACGAGGGGGGCGAGATCGCCTCGACCTACGAGCGGGCACGCGAAGAAGTCGTCTCCGTCCAGCGGGAGGCCGGCCTCGACCGCATCGGCGACGGTCAACTTCGCTGGGACGACATGCTCGCACATCCGCTCGCGGTCCACGACGCCGTCGAGACGCGGGGCATCGTCCGCTACTACGACAACAACAACTTCTACCGCGAGCCCGTGGTCTCGGGCGAACTCGATTTCTCCGGCGACGTCGCCTCCGAACTCGAGGCGACCGCCGAACTCGCCGACGGCGAGGATCTGCAGGCGGTCCTTCCCGGTCCCTACTCGCTGGCCGAACTCGCGACCGACGAGCACTACGGCGACGACGCGGACTTTCTCGCGGCTATCGCCGACTTTCTCGCCGGCGAGGTCGAGGCCTTCCCCGAGGTCGAAACGCTGTACTTACTCGAGCCGTCGCTCGTCGAGGACGCTCCCGAAGACGGTCTCGACGAACGCGCGAGCCAGGCGATCGATACCGTCGCCGCCGCGACCGACGCGGACGTCGTCGCCCACCCCTACTGGGGCGCACTCGAGGAGAAGACCTACGCGCACTTACTCGACGCCGACATCGACGCCGTCGGCTTCGACTTCGTCTCCGAACAGGAGGACAACCTCTACAACATTCAGGAGTACGGCGCGACCGACGACATTTCGCTGGCGCTCGCCGACGGACAGAACACGCTCGTCGAGGACCCCGAAGCGGTTCGGGACCGGACCGACTGGGTCTTCGACCAGATTCCCGTCACCGACTTCGAGACCGTCTACCTGTCGACGAACACCGGGACCTTCCACCTGCCGTACAACAAACACGAAGCGAAACTCGAGATCCTTGCGGAAGCCGCGGATCTCGCCGAGGTGACAGCCGCATGA
- a CDS encoding glycoside hydrolase family 3 protein, with translation MTDNDKLESDETDASRRSFMKAAGTATATSGVAIGSNTVAAGEKGDRMNAREVDQLLEELTLEQKVGQMTQVAIDNLGDGFGPDTAFNDHDDVDTVGELFTELHVGSLLNGAATGPTFDGEKFVAGLNRLQKFAVNHTDPAIPFIWGCDALHGNTLLEGCTSFPQRLNMGVTRDIDLVERAATHTGGEIAAMGGHWIFGPTLDVLRDMRWGRYFEGHSEDSMLLGEMGKARARGFQRTGRVTATVKHFAGYGTPNTGSDRTHARTSMRDLRTRQFDPYRRGLEEAKTVMVNSGAVNGKPAHVSRWLLTTVLRDRFGFEGVVLTDWDDFERLISNHEYLPDTDEGWREAVRRGIEAGVDMHMCGGEVAPTQFIDTAVDLVESGELSEARIDESVRRILALKADLGLFEEPLVPEDEIGDLVGGARDVSERLAKESLVLLRNEEETLPLEGVENLLLTGPGVLEGTENRFLMQHGGWTLGWQGIEDGNLTEDGPRPRQNTIEGELKSRLGDGLTHVPTEYDPAAFESLYENFDNGFFDVTDEQEAAIRSAAPGSDAVVVVLGEGTHNEGFGDRDKMRFPPAQRELVELVDAETSDDVPLVGVILAGCPRGTAETFEHLDAVIFAGQPGSDTGVAVVDTLFGDYNPSGKLPFTWESHVGHVPQIYDEYPPRHPDGAGNQMVQFEFGYGLSYTDWEYSDLSLSTDAVKNPASTPTITAQVTVHNTGDTGGEHIVEVYNTESYGSVLQPHRRLMGFERVSVAAGNSETVSLELDLSTLEVVPGDVPGWRSRVVEAGEYELTVGSDWGVNASDEDGGETTTLTVGKTASITDPEPTPGRYDIDNDGDEDFMDVMELYRQLKHRR, from the coding sequence ATGACAGATAATGACAAACTCGAGTCTGACGAAACGGACGCGTCCCGGCGCAGCTTCATGAAAGCGGCCGGGACTGCGACGGCGACCTCGGGCGTCGCCATCGGATCGAACACCGTTGCAGCCGGCGAGAAGGGAGATCGGATGAACGCACGAGAAGTCGATCAGTTGCTCGAGGAGCTAACACTCGAGCAGAAGGTCGGACAGATGACGCAGGTCGCGATCGACAACCTCGGCGATGGGTTCGGTCCCGACACCGCGTTCAACGACCACGACGACGTCGACACGGTGGGAGAGCTCTTTACGGAACTCCACGTCGGTTCGCTGCTCAACGGTGCCGCGACGGGGCCGACGTTCGACGGCGAGAAGTTCGTCGCGGGACTCAACAGGCTCCAGAAGTTCGCCGTGAATCACACCGATCCCGCGATCCCCTTCATCTGGGGCTGTGACGCCCTGCACGGGAACACCCTGCTCGAGGGCTGTACGAGCTTCCCACAACGGCTGAACATGGGCGTCACCCGCGACATCGATCTGGTCGAGCGGGCGGCGACCCACACCGGCGGGGAGATCGCGGCGATGGGCGGCCACTGGATCTTCGGGCCGACGCTCGATGTCCTCCGCGACATGCGCTGGGGACGATACTTCGAAGGCCACAGCGAGGATTCGATGCTGCTCGGCGAGATGGGGAAAGCTCGCGCCCGCGGCTTCCAGCGTACGGGACGGGTCACCGCGACCGTCAAACACTTCGCCGGCTACGGCACGCCGAACACCGGCTCGGACCGGACTCACGCCCGGACCTCGATGCGGGACCTTCGAACCAGGCAATTCGACCCCTATCGGCGCGGACTCGAGGAGGCCAAGACGGTGATGGTAAACAGCGGCGCGGTCAACGGCAAGCCGGCCCACGTCTCGCGCTGGCTCCTGACGACCGTGCTGCGGGACCGGTTCGGCTTCGAGGGCGTCGTCCTGACCGACTGGGACGACTTCGAGCGGCTGATCAGCAACCACGAGTACCTGCCGGACACCGACGAGGGGTGGCGAGAGGCCGTCCGGCGGGGTATCGAGGCCGGCGTCGACATGCACATGTGCGGCGGCGAGGTCGCGCCGACGCAGTTCATCGACACCGCCGTCGACCTCGTCGAGAGCGGCGAGCTTTCCGAAGCCCGCATCGACGAGTCCGTTCGACGCATTCTCGCGCTCAAGGCCGACCTCGGACTGTTCGAGGAGCCGCTCGTGCCGGAAGACGAGATCGGCGACCTCGTCGGCGGCGCACGAGATGTCTCCGAGCGCCTCGCCAAGGAGTCGCTGGTCCTCCTGCGAAACGAGGAAGAGACGCTGCCGCTCGAGGGCGTCGAGAACCTGCTTTTGACCGGTCCCGGCGTCCTTGAGGGGACCGAGAACCGGTTCCTGATGCAACACGGCGGCTGGACGCTCGGTTGGCAGGGGATCGAGGACGGCAACCTGACCGAGGACGGCCCGCGCCCTCGCCAGAACACGATCGAGGGCGAACTGAAATCGCGGCTCGGCGACGGGCTCACGCACGTGCCGACGGAGTACGACCCGGCCGCCTTCGAGAGTCTCTACGAGAATTTCGACAACGGCTTCTTCGACGTGACCGACGAGCAGGAGGCGGCGATCCGATCGGCCGCGCCCGGGTCCGACGCCGTCGTCGTCGTCCTCGGCGAGGGGACGCACAACGAGGGCTTTGGCGACCGGGACAAGATGCGGTTCCCGCCCGCCCAGCGCGAACTCGTCGAACTTGTCGACGCCGAGACCAGCGATGATGTCCCACTCGTCGGCGTGATCCTCGCCGGGTGTCCGCGCGGCACGGCGGAGACGTTCGAACACCTAGACGCCGTGATCTTTGCCGGCCAGCCTGGGAGCGACACCGGCGTCGCGGTCGTCGATACGCTGTTCGGCGACTACAACCCCTCGGGGAAGCTCCCGTTCACTTGGGAGTCCCACGTCGGGCACGTCCCGCAGATTTACGACGAGTACCCGCCGCGTCACCCGGACGGAGCCGGCAATCAGATGGTTCAGTTCGAGTTCGGCTACGGCCTCTCCTACACCGACTGGGAGTATTCCGACCTGTCGCTGTCGACCGACGCCGTCAAAAATCCCGCGTCGACGCCGACGATTACCGCACAAGTGACCGTCCACAACACTGGCGACACGGGCGGCGAACACATCGTCGAGGTGTACAACACCGAATCCTACGGCTCCGTGCTCCAGCCCCACCGGCGACTGATGGGCTTCGAGCGGGTATCCGTAGCCGCCGGGAACAGCGAAACCGTCTCTCTCGAGCTCGACCTGTCGACGCTCGAGGTCGTCCCCGGTGACGTGCCCGGCTGGCGCTCGAGAGTCGTCGAAGCCGGCGAGTACGAGCTCACGGTCGGCTCCGACTGGGGCGTGAACGCGAGCGACGAGGACGGCGGTGAGACGACGACGCTGACCGTCGGGAAGACCGCTTCGATCACCGACCCCGAACCGACGCCGGGTCGCTACGACATCGACAACGACGGCGACGAGGACTTCATGGACGTGATGGAACTCTATCGCCAGCTCAAACACCGGCGCTGA
- a CDS encoding methionine synthase codes for MSTNQNKDQFRPDGHENDHFLLSTVVGSYPKPKWLNRAKELYQDEDHGFDEDDYQEAKDDAARLITNEHERAGLDVVVDGEMRRNEMVEFFAHRIDGYEFNGPVKVWGHNYFDKPSVVSEVGYDESWLVDEYEFTAAATNRPVKVPITGPYTLANWSFNEAYDDDDDLTLELADLVNEEIEKLVDAGARYIQIDEPALATTPDDHAIVGEALEHIVSDIPEEVRIGLHVCYGDYSRIYPEILEFPVDEFDLELANGDYDQLEVFKDPEFTADLALGVTDVHVAEVESVEQIEQNIQKGLEIVPPEQLVVSPDCGVKLLPREVAYGKMANMVEAARNVEAKLDAGEIDVERESPAPADD; via the coding sequence ATGAGCACGAACCAGAACAAAGACCAGTTCCGACCGGACGGCCACGAAAACGACCACTTCCTGCTCTCGACCGTCGTCGGGAGCTACCCCAAACCGAAGTGGCTCAATCGCGCGAAAGAACTCTATCAGGACGAGGATCACGGATTCGACGAGGACGACTATCAGGAGGCAAAAGACGACGCCGCCCGCCTCATCACCAACGAACACGAGCGCGCGGGCCTCGATGTCGTCGTCGACGGCGAGATGCGGCGCAACGAGATGGTCGAGTTCTTCGCCCACCGGATCGACGGCTACGAGTTCAACGGGCCCGTCAAGGTCTGGGGACACAACTACTTCGACAAACCGAGCGTCGTCAGCGAGGTCGGGTACGACGAGAGCTGGCTCGTCGACGAGTACGAGTTCACCGCCGCGGCGACGAACCGGCCGGTCAAGGTCCCAATCACGGGGCCGTACACCCTCGCGAACTGGTCGTTCAACGAGGCCTACGACGACGATGACGACCTCACGCTCGAGCTCGCGGACCTCGTCAACGAGGAGATCGAAAAGCTCGTCGACGCCGGCGCGCGCTACATCCAGATCGACGAGCCCGCGCTCGCGACCACGCCGGACGACCACGCCATCGTCGGCGAGGCCCTAGAGCACATCGTCAGCGACATCCCCGAAGAGGTCCGCATCGGCCTCCACGTCTGTTACGGCGACTACTCCCGCATCTACCCCGAGATCCTCGAGTTCCCCGTCGACGAGTTCGACCTCGAACTCGCCAACGGCGATTACGACCAGCTCGAGGTCTTCAAAGATCCCGAGTTCACCGCGGATCTCGCACTCGGCGTCACCGACGTCCACGTCGCCGAGGTCGAATCGGTCGAACAGATCGAGCAGAACATCCAGAAGGGACTCGAGATCGTTCCGCCGGAACAGCTCGTCGTCTCGCCCGACTGCGGCGTGAAGTTGCTCCCGCGCGAGGTCGCCTACGGCAAGATGGCGAACATGGTCGAGGCCGCCCGGAACGTCGAGGCGAAACTCGACGCCGGCGAGATCGACGTCGAACGCGAGTCACCCGCGCCGGCCGACGACTAG
- a CDS encoding zinc-binding dehydrogenase, producing the protein MSSEMTAHVIEEYGDPEVFEKTTRDVPEPESEEIRVEVVASSVNPVDYKIRQGAIPDFTPDLPAALHCDVSGVVDAVGADVTRFEEGDEVYGMPGGAGRQGSLADYVVGHAGTFARAPESISLEESAALPVVALTAWEMLVEKATVSLGDDVLVYGATGGVGHVGVQVADWLGAHTVATASSDDKRELASALGADATVDYTATEVESYVAEHTGGSGFDVVFDPVGDDHIQTAFEAVRPYGTVVTTESSSTQDLSAMHQRSLELGVVLVILPVLLGEHQERIGRELEDIATLVDDEVIEPHVDDRFAFENVAEAHRRAEEGDFSGKILLVNE; encoded by the coding sequence ATGTCTTCCGAGATGACTGCCCACGTGATCGAAGAGTACGGCGATCCGGAGGTCTTCGAGAAAACCACGCGCGACGTTCCGGAGCCCGAATCCGAGGAGATTCGCGTCGAGGTCGTCGCCTCGAGCGTCAACCCCGTCGATTACAAGATCCGGCAGGGTGCGATTCCCGACTTCACACCCGACCTCCCCGCGGCGCTTCACTGTGACGTGTCCGGCGTCGTCGACGCCGTTGGCGCGGACGTCACGCGGTTCGAGGAGGGAGACGAGGTGTACGGAATGCCCGGCGGCGCGGGGCGACAGGGCTCGCTCGCCGACTACGTCGTCGGCCACGCGGGAACGTTCGCCCGCGCTCCGGAATCGATCTCGCTCGAGGAGAGCGCGGCGCTGCCGGTCGTCGCGCTCACCGCCTGGGAGATGCTCGTCGAGAAGGCGACGGTCTCGCTCGGCGACGACGTGCTCGTCTACGGCGCGACGGGCGGCGTCGGCCACGTCGGCGTGCAGGTGGCGGACTGGCTCGGTGCGCACACGGTCGCGACGGCCTCGAGCGACGACAAACGCGAACTCGCGAGCGCGCTCGGAGCGGACGCGACGGTCGACTACACCGCAACCGAGGTCGAATCCTACGTCGCAGAACACACGGGCGGCAGCGGCTTCGACGTCGTCTTCGATCCGGTCGGCGACGACCACATCCAGACGGCCTTCGAGGCCGTTCGACCGTACGGCACAGTCGTCACGACCGAGTCGAGTTCGACCCAGGACCTCTCGGCGATGCACCAGCGCTCGCTCGAGCTCGGCGTCGTGCTCGTTATCCTCCCGGTCTTGCTCGGCGAGCACCAGGAACGGATCGGGCGCGAACTCGAGGATATCGCGACGCTGGTCGACGACGAAGTCATCGAACCGCACGTCGACGACCGGTTCGCGTTCGAGAACGTCGCCGAAGCGCATCGACGCGCCGAAGAAGGGGATTTCAGCGGCAAGATACTGCTCGTCAACGAGTGA
- a CDS encoding nitroreductase family protein has translation MQETAVAKRELEDEVAENRDPDHDIDPLFVNRWSPRAMTGEPLAEDEYLPLFEAARWAPSAFNNQHWRFVYATREDDEWDQFVDFLNEGNAWAEDAAILTVILSKTTFDHNGEPAPVHSFDTGAAWQNLALEGARRGLVVHGMSGFDYERAADELEIPDEFEVEAMFAVGERAPPETLPDELEEREAPNGRKPLSEIVHRGDFE, from the coding sequence ATGCAAGAAACAGCAGTCGCGAAACGCGAACTCGAGGACGAAGTTGCCGAGAACCGCGACCCTGACCACGACATCGACCCGCTTTTCGTCAACCGCTGGTCGCCCCGTGCGATGACCGGCGAACCGCTCGCGGAAGACGAGTACCTCCCACTGTTCGAAGCCGCTCGATGGGCTCCCTCCGCGTTTAACAACCAGCATTGGCGGTTCGTCTACGCGACTCGAGAGGACGACGAATGGGACCAGTTCGTCGACTTCCTGAACGAGGGCAACGCCTGGGCCGAAGACGCTGCCATCCTCACGGTTATCCTCTCCAAGACGACGTTCGACCACAACGGCGAGCCCGCGCCGGTCCACTCCTTCGATACCGGTGCGGCGTGGCAGAACCTCGCGCTCGAGGGCGCACGTCGCGGTCTCGTCGTTCACGGCATGTCCGGGTTCGATTACGAGCGAGCGGCTGACGAACTCGAGATTCCCGACGAGTTCGAGGTCGAGGCGATGTTCGCGGTCGGCGAGCGTGCTCCGCCCGAAACGTTGCCGGACGAACTCGAGGAACGAGAAGCGCCGAACGGTCGAAAACCGCTCTCGGAGATCGTTCACCGCGGCGACTTCGAGTAA